A genomic segment from Luteolibacter ambystomatis encodes:
- a CDS encoding DUF2017 family protein, whose product MMVGPTLKGGLRIDAEDFQDWIILRYILADAEPAGLAQRLAGTAGAEAEDWEELVMPDLRETFEGQVGEVGRAIELAAKASAGGPGQVFIEKEDAEAWFGALNQARLALHSRYDFSEDEPDMSGMSNARRAAFFRYQFYTEIQILLLKRVLR is encoded by the coding sequence ATGATGGTAGGACCGACATTGAAGGGCGGTCTGCGGATCGATGCTGAGGATTTTCAGGATTGGATCATCCTGCGCTACATCCTGGCCGATGCCGAACCCGCCGGGCTGGCCCAGCGTCTGGCCGGAACCGCCGGAGCGGAGGCGGAGGATTGGGAGGAACTGGTGATGCCGGACTTGCGCGAGACCTTCGAGGGCCAGGTGGGTGAGGTCGGGCGGGCGATCGAGCTGGCGGCGAAAGCCTCGGCCGGGGGACCGGGCCAGGTGTTCATCGAAAAGGAGGATGCGGAAGCGTGGTTCGGTGCCCTGAACCAGGCACGGCTGGCCCTTCATTCGCGGTATGATTTCTCGGAAGACGAACCGGACATGTCCGGCATGTCCAATGCCAGGCGCGCCGCCTTCTTCCGCTACCAGTTTTACACGGAGATCCAGATCCTCCTGCTGAAGCGGGTGTTGAGATAG
- the clpS gene encoding ATP-dependent Clp protease adapter ClpS — MATKTETRTREAEALDEPWNVVVHDDPVNLMGYVSWVFQKVFGYGEERANRHMLEVHTAGRSIVWTGTREKAELFVAQLQAHQLTTSLEKPE; from the coding sequence ATGGCGACGAAGACCGAAACCCGGACACGCGAGGCCGAGGCGCTCGACGAGCCTTGGAACGTGGTCGTACATGACGATCCGGTGAATCTCATGGGCTATGTCTCGTGGGTGTTCCAGAAGGTGTTCGGCTACGGCGAGGAGCGCGCCAACCGCCACATGCTGGAAGTGCATACCGCCGGACGTTCCATCGTCTGGACCGGCACGCGTGAGAAGGCCGAGTTGTTCGTCGCCCAGCTCCAGGCCCACCAGCTCACCACGTCCTTGGAGAAACCGGAATGA
- the ispG gene encoding (E)-4-hydroxy-3-methylbut-2-enyl-diphosphate synthase, with translation MNVPSRYCPSLLSYSRRPTREVLVGRVGIGGNNPIRVQSMITSDTRDTPACVKQVLDLDAAGCEIVRITAQTKVYAANLENIVREVRAAGCGVPIVADIHFKPDAAMEAAKWVEKVRVNPGNYADKKKFEVREYTDAEYEEELERIREEFIPLVHLCKDLGRAMRIGTNHGSLSDRIMNRFGDTPHGMVESALEFARLAREENYHNFVFSMKASNPKVMIEAYRLLVARLDLEGADWNYPIHLGVTEAGDGEDGRIKSAIGIGSLLSDGIGDTIRVSLTEDAVYEIPVAQALAEPFNCGCGVPPQAVAVASRRRSLEEDAAAIQINWDEVEKTEASYLPHWAVKDGTYAVTFRLADSLPEEILEEHRDRREVFVRQLGHLSREAGSRSVLKQLVEVRAQLSALQESLLEPALQKGHGECLLREPDIAGVVDSALRHFDGDRYDLLAWCVMPNHVHVVVHPRGGLALEDILHSWKSFTAHEINKRLSRTGPLWQKESYDHLIRDGDDFRNQIRYALRNPETAGLSGWTWVGSAYDGEDVAAGRHDHGLRRDAAATDEYVPSYDPFSYERRKTDVLTVEGHELGGDRTVRVFTTQENWNALAHKINKLGDFKPEIVIEKSGVLEIDPRDEAAVAELNHSPVAKLVTVKDGLDLEPIHAFRQLAFVIDARHPILLKDTLTPPQGDTDFLQALLPGARVIGSLLCDGIGDAILVRGETAPGQSLRLAYNILQAAGTRIFKTDYVACPSCGRTLFNLQSTTQKIRAATGHLKGVRIAVMGCIVNGPGEMADADFGYVGGAPGKINLYVGKTPVKFNIPEAEAVERLIDLIQEHGKWIDAPAGEPVEV, from the coding sequence ATGAACGTGCCGTCGCGCTACTGTCCCTCCCTTTTGAGCTATTCCCGCCGTCCGACCCGCGAGGTCCTGGTGGGCCGCGTCGGCATCGGCGGAAACAACCCGATCCGGGTGCAATCGATGATCACCTCGGACACCCGCGACACTCCGGCCTGCGTGAAGCAGGTGCTGGATCTGGACGCCGCCGGTTGTGAAATCGTCCGCATCACCGCCCAGACCAAGGTCTACGCCGCGAATCTGGAGAACATCGTCCGCGAGGTCCGGGCCGCCGGTTGCGGGGTGCCGATCGTGGCGGACATCCATTTCAAACCGGACGCCGCCATGGAGGCCGCCAAGTGGGTCGAAAAGGTCCGAGTGAATCCCGGCAACTACGCCGACAAGAAGAAGTTCGAGGTCCGCGAATACACCGATGCCGAATACGAGGAGGAGCTCGAGCGCATCCGCGAGGAGTTCATTCCGCTGGTGCATCTGTGCAAGGACCTCGGTCGCGCCATGCGCATCGGCACCAACCACGGCTCGCTGTCCGACCGCATCATGAACCGCTTCGGCGACACGCCGCACGGCATGGTCGAGAGCGCCCTGGAGTTCGCCCGCCTCGCCCGCGAGGAAAACTACCACAACTTCGTGTTCTCGATGAAGGCCTCGAACCCGAAGGTCATGATCGAGGCCTACCGCCTGCTGGTCGCCCGCCTCGATCTGGAAGGTGCGGATTGGAATTACCCGATCCACCTCGGAGTGACCGAGGCTGGCGATGGCGAGGACGGCCGCATCAAGTCCGCCATCGGCATCGGCTCGCTGTTGTCCGATGGCATCGGCGATACCATCCGTGTCTCGCTCACCGAGGATGCGGTGTATGAAATCCCGGTCGCGCAGGCTTTGGCGGAGCCATTTAACTGTGGCTGCGGCGTCCCGCCGCAGGCCGTGGCTGTGGCGTCCCGCCGCAGGTCTTTGGAGGAGGATGCCGCAGCGATCCAAATCAACTGGGATGAGGTCGAGAAGACCGAAGCCAGCTATCTTCCTCATTGGGCCGTTAAAGACGGAACCTATGCGGTCACCTTCCGCTTGGCTGATTCCCTTCCTGAGGAGATCCTCGAAGAACATCGGGATCGCAGGGAAGTCTTTGTCCGCCAGTTGGGACACCTTTCGCGTGAAGCCGGTTCCCGGAGCGTGTTGAAACAATTGGTGGAGGTTCGCGCCCAGTTGTCAGCTCTTCAGGAATCCTTGTTGGAACCCGCTCTCCAGAAAGGTCATGGAGAATGTTTGCTTCGGGAACCTGATATCGCCGGGGTCGTCGACAGTGCTCTCCGGCACTTCGACGGCGATCGGTATGACCTTTTGGCATGGTGCGTGATGCCGAACCACGTCCATGTCGTGGTCCATCCTCGGGGCGGGCTCGCTTTGGAGGACATCCTTCATTCTTGGAAGAGCTTCACAGCACATGAAATCAACAAGCGGCTGAGTCGCACCGGCCCCTTGTGGCAGAAGGAGAGCTACGACCATCTGATCCGGGACGGGGACGATTTCAGGAACCAAATCCGCTATGCGCTGCGGAATCCTGAGACGGCAGGGCTTTCCGGATGGACATGGGTGGGGAGTGCTTACGATGGCGAGGATGTCGCGGCGGGACGCCACGACCACGGCCTGCGGCGGGACGCCGCAGCCACTGATGAGTATGTCCCGTCCTACGATCCCTTCTCCTACGAACGCCGCAAGACCGACGTTCTCACCGTGGAAGGCCACGAGTTGGGCGGCGACCGCACGGTGCGCGTCTTCACCACCCAGGAGAACTGGAACGCGCTGGCCCACAAGATCAACAAGCTCGGCGACTTCAAGCCGGAGATCGTGATCGAAAAGTCCGGCGTGTTGGAGATTGATCCGCGCGACGAAGCCGCCGTGGCTGAGCTGAACCATTCGCCGGTGGCGAAGCTCGTGACCGTGAAGGATGGCCTCGATCTCGAACCGATCCACGCCTTCCGCCAGCTCGCCTTCGTGATCGATGCCCGCCATCCGATCCTGCTGAAGGACACGCTCACCCCACCGCAGGGCGATACCGATTTCCTGCAGGCCTTGCTGCCAGGTGCCCGGGTGATCGGCTCGCTGCTCTGCGATGGCATCGGCGATGCGATCCTGGTCCGCGGCGAGACCGCCCCCGGCCAATCGCTGCGCCTCGCCTATAATATCCTCCAGGCCGCCGGGACCCGCATCTTCAAGACCGACTACGTGGCCTGCCCGAGCTGCGGCCGCACGCTCTTCAACCTGCAATCCACCACCCAGAAGATCCGCGCCGCCACCGGCCATCTCAAGGGCGTGCGCATCGCGGTGATGGGCTGCATTGTCAATGGACCCGGGGAAATGGCGGACGCCGACTTCGGCTACGTCGGCGGCGCGCCCGGCAAGATCAACCTCTACGTCGGCAAGACGCCGGTGAAGTTCAACATTCCCGAGGCCGAGGCCGTGGAACGCCTGATCGATCTGATCCAGGAGCACGGCAAGTGGATCGACGCTCCCGCCGGGGAGCCCGTGGAAGTCTGA
- a CDS encoding TraB/GumN family protein, producing MKALLSALAAVWLVIPALAADEPKATDFIRVDEDAQAARLQTAVTRYKKGGVTVDLIGAVHIADAAYYKALGGKFDNYEAVLFEMVGDDKALAKANLEKVKANAAGAGAAKDKKDLSGLHQIYNMAAKFLGLTGQMESIDYTRKNFVHADITLEEFQKLQNEKGESMMSLLSKAEESGVKEPDSAKLVQAMLSGNSNRMKLEIVHTLGSGDDQIATFAGSNSVIIGDRNAKCIKVLDAQVEKGRKRLAIFYGAAHFPDMEKRLLEEGYKKVSHEWLTAWDIPKPQPKAAPAPAEPTPAAEPKKKAA from the coding sequence ATGAAAGCCCTCCTTTCCGCCCTCGCCGCCGTCTGGCTGGTCATTCCGGCCCTCGCCGCGGACGAACCGAAGGCCACCGATTTCATCCGCGTGGACGAGGACGCGCAGGCCGCCCGCCTCCAGACCGCCGTGACCCGCTACAAGAAAGGCGGCGTGACGGTGGACCTCATCGGCGCCGTCCATATCGCGGATGCGGCCTACTACAAGGCGCTGGGAGGAAAGTTCGACAACTACGAGGCCGTCCTCTTCGAAATGGTGGGCGACGACAAGGCGCTGGCCAAAGCCAACCTGGAAAAGGTCAAGGCCAATGCGGCGGGAGCCGGAGCGGCCAAGGACAAGAAAGACCTCAGCGGCCTGCACCAGATCTACAACATGGCTGCGAAGTTCCTCGGCCTGACCGGCCAGATGGAGTCGATCGACTACACCCGGAAGAATTTCGTCCACGCGGACATCACGCTGGAGGAGTTCCAGAAGCTCCAGAACGAGAAGGGCGAATCGATGATGAGCCTGCTCTCGAAAGCAGAGGAGTCCGGCGTGAAGGAACCCGACTCCGCCAAGCTGGTGCAGGCCATGCTTTCCGGAAACTCCAACCGGATGAAGCTGGAAATCGTCCACACGCTCGGCAGCGGAGACGACCAGATCGCCACCTTCGCCGGCAGCAACAGCGTCATCATCGGCGACCGGAACGCCAAATGCATCAAGGTGCTCGATGCCCAGGTGGAGAAAGGCCGCAAGCGCCTCGCGATCTTCTACGGAGCCGCGCATTTCCCGGACATGGAGAAGCGCCTGCTGGAGGAGGGCTACAAGAAGGTCTCCCACGAATGGCTCACCGCCTGGGACATCCCGAAGCCCCAGCCGAAGGCCGCGCCCGCTCCGGCCGAACCCACCCCTGCCGCGGAGCCGAAAAAGAAGGCCGCCTGA
- the sppA gene encoding signal peptide peptidase SppA: protein MRALPLLAASVLAASAADDKKPIVAVYDLNDPVTESGKAAPSLFGGFDMDASRPLTTFDITRSLEKAAADPQVKAVVLDVAGSGLGLDQIQEVRRRLLAIRTAGKDVWIYSESLGNGTAILGSAANHFTLLPEADCEFSGIHAESMYFKGLLDKVGVQADVIHIGDFKSFGENYYRTGPSEPAQQQEEKLIDSIYNTIVKDVAAGRKLPEAKVKELIDRGELTAAEAKQEGLADDLLYRTTFNAKIRETYGADAEYKHDYQLPERDGPEITGMMDIIKLMFSADKKSKSRKDYVAVVALDGDISDESIAPVREEILKLRKDEKAKALVLRVNSPGGSALASEVLWEATSQWKSSGRPFIVSMGGVAASGGYYVSSGADRIFAESGTITGSIGVVGMKFVVGGAMEKLGITSHVTQRGKNAGAMSMTHAFTPEESDLIRKSMTRVYGTFKQRVIDGRKDRLKGDLEPLAGGRVYSGEKALEIGLVDEIGGLAEAIDYAAKQAKLETGEAKLVPEPKSAFEGIFAKKHDKDKDDDELVRAASAPAPSAQLRQNLMQSGLLSTLPAPARAGVDRLMSRMDAFQHTEVLLLGPDLKVAP from the coding sequence ATGCGTGCCCTGCCTTTGCTCGCCGCCAGTGTTCTCGCCGCCTCCGCGGCCGATGACAAGAAACCGATCGTCGCCGTGTACGATCTGAACGATCCCGTCACCGAGTCCGGAAAGGCCGCGCCTTCCCTCTTCGGCGGATTCGATATGGACGCCAGCCGCCCGCTGACCACCTTCGACATCACCCGCAGCCTCGAAAAAGCCGCCGCCGACCCACAGGTGAAGGCGGTGGTACTGGACGTGGCCGGTTCCGGCCTGGGCCTCGACCAGATCCAGGAAGTGCGCCGCCGCCTGCTGGCCATCCGCACCGCGGGCAAGGACGTGTGGATCTACAGCGAATCCCTCGGGAATGGCACCGCCATCCTCGGCAGCGCCGCCAACCATTTCACGCTGCTGCCGGAGGCCGACTGCGAGTTCAGCGGCATTCATGCGGAATCGATGTATTTCAAGGGCCTGCTCGACAAGGTCGGCGTCCAGGCGGACGTGATCCACATCGGCGACTTCAAGAGCTTCGGCGAAAACTACTACCGCACCGGCCCCAGCGAGCCGGCGCAGCAGCAGGAGGAGAAGCTCATCGACTCGATCTACAACACCATCGTCAAGGATGTGGCCGCCGGCCGCAAGCTCCCGGAAGCGAAGGTGAAGGAGCTCATCGACCGCGGCGAACTCACCGCCGCCGAGGCGAAGCAGGAAGGCCTCGCCGACGACCTGCTCTACCGCACCACCTTCAATGCCAAGATCCGCGAAACCTATGGCGCGGACGCGGAATACAAGCATGACTACCAGCTCCCCGAACGCGATGGCCCGGAGATCACCGGCATGATGGACATCATCAAACTGATGTTCAGCGCCGACAAAAAGTCGAAGTCCCGGAAGGACTACGTGGCGGTGGTGGCGCTCGATGGCGACATCAGCGACGAGTCCATCGCCCCGGTCCGCGAGGAGATCCTGAAGCTGCGCAAGGACGAAAAGGCCAAGGCGCTGGTGCTGCGCGTGAATTCCCCCGGCGGCTCGGCCCTTGCCAGCGAAGTGCTGTGGGAGGCCACCAGCCAGTGGAAATCCAGCGGCCGCCCCTTTATCGTCTCGATGGGCGGGGTGGCGGCCAGCGGCGGCTACTATGTCTCTAGTGGAGCGGACCGCATCTTCGCGGAGAGCGGCACCATCACCGGCTCCATCGGCGTGGTCGGCATGAAGTTCGTGGTCGGCGGCGCGATGGAAAAGCTGGGCATCACCAGCCACGTCACCCAGCGCGGCAAGAACGCCGGGGCCATGAGCATGACCCACGCCTTCACTCCGGAGGAATCCGACCTGATTCGCAAGTCGATGACCCGCGTTTACGGCACCTTCAAGCAGCGCGTGATCGACGGCCGCAAGGACCGCCTCAAGGGCGACCTCGAGCCGCTGGCCGGTGGCCGCGTTTACAGCGGCGAGAAGGCGCTGGAGATCGGCCTGGTCGATGAAATCGGCGGTCTTGCCGAAGCGATCGACTACGCCGCCAAGCAGGCCAAGCTGGAAACCGGCGAGGCCAAGCTGGTGCCGGAGCCGAAGAGCGCCTTCGAAGGCATCTTCGCCAAAAAACACGACAAGGATAAGGACGACGACGAACTGGTCCGTGCCGCCAGCGCGCCCGCTCCGTCCGCCCAACTCCGCCAGAACCTGATGCAAAGCGGCCTGCTTTCCACCCTGCCCGCTCCCGCGCGCGCCGGAGTGGACCGCCTGATGTCCCGCATGGATGCCTTCCAGCACACGGAAGTCCTGCTGCTCGGACCGGATTTGAAGGTGGCCCCCTGA
- a CDS encoding HAD family hydrolase: MSFKAVLFDFDGVLVDTEWAIYDAWHRTFLAHDHPLPLEIYTRCIGSDFDTWSPKTHLEELTGRSFDWHELDLKRQEEIVRDLAGEGPMPGAVALLESLIARGIPRAVVSSSSHHWVDGWLDRLGMMHLFDTVVCRGDAPRIKPAPDLFLEGARRLGFAPEECLVIEDSLNGVKAARAAGCPVWAVPNRVTACLDFSLADAVLPSLEAVGGAMMC; this comes from the coding sequence ATGTCATTCAAGGCGGTCCTTTTCGATTTCGACGGTGTGCTGGTGGACACCGAGTGGGCAATCTACGACGCGTGGCACCGCACTTTCCTCGCGCACGACCACCCGCTGCCGCTGGAGATCTACACCCGCTGCATCGGTTCGGACTTCGACACCTGGTCGCCGAAGACCCATCTGGAGGAACTCACCGGCCGCTCGTTCGATTGGCATGAGCTGGATCTGAAACGGCAGGAGGAAATCGTCCGCGATCTGGCGGGCGAAGGCCCAATGCCCGGCGCAGTGGCGCTGCTGGAATCGCTGATCGCCCGCGGCATTCCGCGTGCGGTCGTTTCCAGCTCGTCCCACCACTGGGTGGATGGTTGGTTGGATCGCCTCGGGATGATGCACCTGTTCGACACGGTGGTCTGCCGTGGCGATGCCCCGCGGATCAAACCCGCGCCGGATCTATTTCTGGAAGGCGCGCGACGTCTGGGCTTCGCACCGGAGGAATGCCTGGTGATCGAGGATTCCCTCAACGGCGTGAAAGCCGCGCGCGCCGCCGGGTGCCCCGTCTGGGCCGTGCCAAACCGGGTGACGGCGTGCCTGGATTTCTCCCTCGCGGATGCGGTGCTCCCGAGCTTGGAGGCGGTGGGTGGGGCCATGATGTGTTGA
- a CDS encoding U32 family peptidase, whose protein sequence is MQPSDATPELLSPAGNWDCARAAVAAGADAIFFGLPKFNARLRADNFTEDDLPELMKFLHKHGVKGFVTMNTLVFTDELEAAERQLRLIAAAGVDALIIQDLGLAKMAREIAPGVELHASTQMTITSPEGLAFIETLFPMERAVLARELSLKEIERFQAAAEGYVHAPLEVFVHGALCVAYSGQCLTSESLGQRSANRGECAQACRMPYELMVDGEVRELGEVRYLLSPQDLAAVDIIPGLVKAGVKSFKIEGRLKSPEYVAAVTRVYRKAIDDAIAGAASSVTAEDRYELEMTFSRGLTTGWLAGTDHPYLVHGRFGKKRGPLLGEIARCGPGWVELKDEPAIPLTPGDGVVFDAGEDRNEEQGARIWKIENGCLLFHRSHSGLDFDRIRPGQTLYKTSDPKLESEIRRFWQNAKLQEKKTPLHLVVSGQPGEPLVVAIASGGATAGSSSPLQAASKHALSAETLIAQLGRLGDTSYELASLDNQLEGDCHLAVSELNRVRRALVEALDSQASSGPAVVKGTGISYRELMPERASADSSETVLSVLCRSLAQVDAALDSRVSLVHCDFEDPRRYKDAVAMVRSRASDTGTRISLATPRILKPGESGYLKLIERAEPDAVLLRNLSSLEYYKDRTEFEKLGDFSLNVANPITAKLLKDAARLDRLTVSYDLNISQVLDLLRGAPAEWFELTLHQHMPLFHMEHCVFCTFLSKGTSYKDCGRPCEEHVVHLRDRVGQLHRLVADVGCRNTLFNGRAQTGARFFDELRATGLSRYRIELLDEDKDSAKRTIRAYQALLRGESDSVTLLRHVKALEKLGVTEGTLQQA, encoded by the coding sequence ATGCAGCCGTCCGACGCCACCCCCGAGCTCCTCAGTCCCGCCGGAAACTGGGACTGTGCCCGTGCCGCCGTGGCCGCCGGGGCGGACGCGATTTTCTTCGGCCTGCCGAAGTTCAACGCCCGTCTGCGCGCGGACAATTTCACCGAGGACGACCTGCCGGAGTTGATGAAGTTCCTGCACAAGCACGGGGTGAAAGGCTTCGTGACGATGAACACGCTGGTCTTCACCGATGAGCTGGAGGCGGCGGAACGGCAGCTCCGCCTGATCGCAGCCGCCGGGGTGGACGCCCTCATCATCCAGGATCTGGGGCTGGCGAAGATGGCCCGCGAGATCGCGCCGGGCGTGGAACTGCACGCGTCCACCCAGATGACGATCACGTCACCGGAAGGGCTGGCGTTCATCGAGACGCTGTTTCCGATGGAGCGGGCGGTGCTGGCACGTGAGCTTTCGTTGAAAGAGATCGAGCGTTTCCAAGCGGCTGCCGAGGGCTACGTCCATGCGCCGCTGGAGGTTTTCGTACATGGCGCGCTGTGCGTCGCCTATTCCGGCCAGTGCCTGACCAGCGAATCGCTGGGCCAGCGTTCGGCGAACCGCGGCGAGTGCGCGCAGGCTTGCCGCATGCCGTACGAGCTGATGGTTGATGGCGAGGTCCGCGAATTGGGAGAGGTCCGTTACCTGCTCTCGCCGCAGGACCTGGCGGCGGTGGACATCATCCCCGGGCTGGTGAAGGCGGGCGTGAAGTCGTTCAAGATCGAGGGCCGCCTGAAGTCGCCCGAGTATGTCGCGGCAGTGACGCGCGTATATCGGAAGGCGATCGACGATGCGATCGCGGGTGCCGCCTCCAGTGTGACGGCGGAAGATCGCTACGAGCTGGAGATGACTTTTTCCCGCGGCCTCACCACCGGCTGGCTGGCGGGCACGGATCATCCGTATCTCGTCCATGGCCGCTTCGGGAAGAAGCGTGGACCCTTGCTCGGTGAGATCGCGCGTTGCGGTCCGGGCTGGGTCGAGCTGAAGGATGAGCCTGCAATCCCGCTCACGCCCGGCGATGGCGTGGTGTTCGACGCCGGGGAGGATCGCAACGAGGAGCAGGGCGCGCGCATCTGGAAGATCGAGAACGGCTGCCTGCTGTTCCACCGCAGCCACAGTGGCCTCGACTTTGATCGCATCCGTCCCGGTCAGACGCTCTACAAAACTTCCGATCCCAAGCTGGAGTCCGAGATCCGTCGCTTCTGGCAGAATGCGAAGCTCCAGGAGAAGAAGACACCGCTGCATCTGGTGGTGAGTGGGCAGCCGGGTGAGCCGCTGGTGGTGGCGATTGCGTCTGGCGGAGCAACGGCGGGTTCGTCGTCGCCGCTCCAAGCTGCTTCGAAGCATGCGCTTTCCGCTGAGACATTGATCGCCCAGCTCGGTCGGCTCGGAGATACCTCCTATGAGCTGGCTTCGCTCGACAACCAGCTCGAGGGTGATTGCCACCTCGCGGTTTCGGAGCTCAACCGCGTGCGTCGTGCCTTGGTCGAGGCGCTGGATTCGCAGGCTTCATCCGGTCCGGCGGTGGTGAAGGGCACGGGTATTTCCTATCGCGAGTTGATGCCGGAGCGGGCGTCCGCGGACTCCAGCGAAACGGTCCTCAGTGTACTCTGCCGCAGTCTCGCGCAGGTGGATGCGGCACTCGACAGCCGGGTGTCGCTCGTTCACTGCGATTTCGAAGACCCGCGCCGTTACAAGGATGCGGTGGCGATGGTGCGATCGCGTGCTTCCGATACCGGCACCCGCATTTCGCTGGCGACACCGCGTATTCTCAAGCCGGGGGAGAGCGGCTACCTGAAGCTCATCGAGCGCGCGGAGCCGGATGCGGTGCTGTTGCGGAATCTCTCCTCGCTTGAGTACTACAAAGATCGTACTGAGTTCGAGAAGCTCGGGGATTTCTCATTGAACGTGGCGAATCCGATCACGGCGAAGCTGCTCAAGGATGCCGCGCGTTTGGATCGCTTGACGGTGTCGTATGACCTGAACATCTCCCAGGTGCTCGATCTGTTGCGCGGCGCTCCGGCGGAGTGGTTCGAGCTGACGCTTCACCAGCATATGCCGCTCTTCCACATGGAGCACTGCGTGTTCTGCACCTTCCTGAGCAAGGGCACGAGCTACAAGGACTGCGGAAGGCCGTGCGAGGAGCACGTGGTGCATCTGCGGGATCGTGTCGGGCAGTTGCACCGGCTGGTGGCGGATGTCGGTTGCCGCAACACGCTCTTCAACGGACGGGCGCAGACCGGCGCGCGATTTTTCGATGAGCTGCGGGCGACGGGCCTATCGCGTTACCGCATCGAGTTGCTTGATGAGGACAAGGACTCGGCGAAGCGGACCATCCGCGCGTATCAGGCGCTCCTTCGCGGCGAGAGCGATTCCGTGACGCTGCTGCGTCATGTGAAAGCATTGGAGAAGCTCGGTGTGACGGAAGGGACGTTGCAGCAGGCGTGA
- a CDS encoding DUF1800 domain-containing protein produces MLPQAPDPWTIYEAAHLLNRAGFGGSPSDIKTLHALGRTKAVDSLLKPAVGPDEFAMPEWCTPAKMAEDMQERIAQFRKLREETKNMTPEEAEKAKKNVNQTEQRENRQHGIEGQGWWFRSMLHTRAPLREKMTLFWHDHFATSIQKVKQPVLMMMQNDLFRRNATGNFRQLTHEIAKNPAMMLYLDTQNSKSGKPNENFAREVMELFTLGEGHYTEQDIHEAARAFTGYQLNRQNGTVFHNRRQWDDGEKTVFGKTGKFDGDDVVNLIFEQPQAAKFMAAKLWEYFAADNPPPAAVESMAATFRSANYEVAPLLREIFLSKQFYAEEVMRNQIKCPIQFLVQMLKQLDLNQAPQGYTMIAQQQLGQVLFNPPNVAGWDWGKAWINTNTLLTRYNVAGFITKGAEKAPGQALPVDESMAMARKSDDSEMMDDDDKPNAGKRKGGGVQAALGKKATPEKVAMVTEVAARNWRGPDYDRIAPRELRKRHEDLVDSLALRFFQAPLADKNRKRFIAFAEEKEGVVFTNHEVAELVHLMLSTPEYQLT; encoded by the coding sequence ATGCTTCCGCAAGCCCCTGACCCCTGGACGATCTATGAAGCCGCGCACCTGCTGAACCGGGCCGGATTCGGCGGCAGCCCTTCGGATATCAAGACTCTCCACGCGCTGGGCCGGACCAAGGCGGTCGATTCCCTGCTGAAACCCGCCGTGGGGCCGGACGAGTTCGCGATGCCGGAATGGTGTACTCCCGCGAAAATGGCGGAGGACATGCAGGAACGCATCGCCCAGTTCCGCAAGCTCCGCGAGGAGACGAAGAACATGACCCCGGAGGAGGCGGAAAAGGCGAAAAAGAACGTCAACCAGACCGAGCAGAGGGAAAACCGCCAGCATGGCATCGAGGGCCAGGGCTGGTGGTTCCGCTCCATGCTTCACACCCGGGCGCCGCTGCGGGAGAAGATGACGCTCTTCTGGCACGATCACTTCGCCACCTCGATCCAGAAGGTGAAGCAGCCGGTGCTGATGATGATGCAGAACGACCTGTTCCGCCGCAACGCCACCGGAAATTTCCGCCAGCTCACCCACGAGATCGCCAAAAACCCGGCGATGATGCTCTACCTCGACACCCAGAATTCGAAAAGCGGCAAGCCGAATGAGAACTTCGCCCGCGAGGTGATGGAACTCTTCACCCTCGGCGAGGGCCACTACACCGAGCAGGACATCCATGAGGCCGCCCGCGCCTTCACCGGCTACCAGCTCAACCGCCAGAACGGCACGGTATTCCATAACCGCCGCCAATGGGACGATGGCGAGAAGACCGTCTTCGGCAAGACCGGCAAGTTCGACGGCGATGACGTGGTGAACTTGATCTTCGAGCAACCGCAGGCCGCGAAGTTCATGGCCGCGAAGCTCTGGGAATACTTCGCCGCGGACAATCCGCCGCCCGCTGCCGTCGAGTCGATGGCCGCCACCTTCCGCTCCGCCAACTACGAGGTCGCCCCGCTGCTCCGCGAGATCTTCCTTTCGAAGCAGTTCTATGCGGAGGAGGTAATGCGCAACCAGATCAAGTGCCCGATCCAGTTTCTGGTGCAGATGCTGAAACAGCTCGATCTCAACCAGGCACCGCAAGGCTACACCATGATCGCCCAGCAGCAGCTCGGCCAGGTGCTCTTCAATCCGCCGAACGTCGCCGGCTGGGACTGGGGCAAGGCATGGATCAATACCAACACCCTGCTCACCCGCTACAACGTCGCCGGGTTCATCACCAAGGGCGCGGAAAAAGCCCCGGGCCAAGCTTTGCCAGTGGACGAGTCCATGGCCATGGCCCGCAAGTCCGACGATTCGGAGATGATGGACGACGACGACAAACCGAACGCAGGCAAGCGCAAGGGCGGCGGCGTTCAAGCCGCGCTCGGCAAGAAAGCCACGCCGGAGAAAGTCGCGATGGTGACCGAGGTCGCCGCCCGCAACTGGCGCGGCCCGGATTACGACCGCATCGCCCCGCGCGAACTCCGCAAGCGCCATGAGGATCTCGTGGATTCGCTGGCCTTGCGCTTCTTCCAAGCCCCGCTCGCCGACAAGAACCGCAAGCGCTTCATCGCCTTCGCCGAAGAGAAGGAAGGCGTCGTCTTCACCAACCACGAGGTGGCCGAACTCGTCCATCTGATGCTCAGCACGCCCGAGTACCAACTCACCTGA